In Oncorhynchus nerka isolate Pitt River linkage group LG21, Oner_Uvic_2.0, whole genome shotgun sequence, the genomic window GTGAAGCAATACTATAATTTTTTAAATCAAACGAATAAAGAAATAGTTCTACAAAAATAGCAGTTGAGTTAAATGTTTTATCATACTTGACAGAATTAATTTTCCAGAGGTTATTTCAAATGCAAAAATATGGAAAATAAGGCCTACTGTTAATACATTAATATAAAGATAAAACAAATGAGTGTAAAACAGCAAGTGTACagtaaaaacacattttcaaataGCTTTTCATCCATTTTGTAAAACCAAAGACAAAATGAGAACCCTTTACACATACATTTTCAACATGTTCATAACAAACACCAATCAATTTACATAAAAAGTACAAATAAGTGCTAGTAACAGAAGTTTTCTGCATTATGTTTCAACAGAAGATTGTGATTCAAAGAAGCCTAAAACTAAATTTAGTCAGTTGTCTGAATGCTATATAAGCTTGGTAAGCTTTGACCCTTTTAAGTTCTCATCTTCTGGAACTTCAAGGTCCACATTTGATGCACTGAAATCGAGACATCTGAGTGTTTGAGATCTATGGTTTGACTCTTCCTTGTGCCGATTTCTCAGGCTCCCAGTTCCGTCTGGTACATCCCCTTTGACATGTTTGGGAAATACTGTACAGCGATGAAATATTATTGATCTTCAGAAATTTGGGGGTTTGAATCACGAGTCAAATTTGTCACAGACTACAATTTTAGACTGTTTTGGACTTTTCTTTTTATCTGCCGGTTTCACCAGTTGGGGCTTTCAGATTGAAACCACTAATCCACACTTTGGGGTGGGAATATAGGGATTGAGGTGTTAATACTGGAAAGACTTGAGTCTATATCTGGTATTCTTGTATAACTACCCAATTTAGAAGTCTTGGATTTGGGAATTTagaatttcactgtgaggtcgtcAAGGTTAAGGTCTGAACCTCTGATATCCACACCAAACACTTGGTAATCAACTTTTGGCAAGTCAATATCTGCAATGGGATAACTAGCCGTACCTTTGACCTTCCTAGACTTCCCAACAGGCACTTTTATATATACTCCACCTGGCATTCAAAATCTTTTATATGCGCTCTACCTGGGATATCAGATCTGCGTTTACTATGGGATGACACTTTGTATTCTGGGCCTCTGATATCAGCTTTGGGTAAGCTCAGGCTGACATCTGGGTGACTAACTTTCAAGTCTGGTGCTTTTAGATCCACTTTAGCTTTTGGAGGAGAAATGTCATTTGTTTTCATAAAGTCCATAGCTGATACTGCTCTTCAATTGGGACTTCCAAACTGAGGCAATTTTAACAACGGCAGTTTGAATTTTCGAGATTGTATAGCAACGTTACTGTCTGGCAAATTGAGATCAGCTTGGGGGCCTTTGAGGTTACCAGAGGGAACATTTATGTCTAAATCTGGACTACCAATCCCTGTGTTTACTTTCAGGGTTGACAAGCTCAGGTCCGGTCCCTCAATGTCTCCATCTATTCCAGCATCTGGACCTTTCAGACCAGAAAGGCCCGCATTTAGGCATTTGAGGTGAGGAATTTTGAATTTCCAAGACGGTGAGCCAATGTTAATATCTGGAGTGTTTAAATCTATGTTAGGGGCTTTTAAGTCAATTGTAGGTAGGTCCAGATCTGGTGAACCAATCCCACCTTTCATCTTTGACAATTTAACCTAGGTCAGCACTGATATCATGATCTGGTCATTTTGGTGTAGACAACCCAAATGTAGGCATTTTGAATGTAGGAGTGTTGATGTCAAAATCTGGGGCTTTGATGCTACCATTTGGCCTCTCTATGGTTGGAACTCTGAATCTACCCGAGGGCATATCTGGAGCATTGAGGTCTAGTTTGGGCTTTTGAGATGACCCTTAGATATTCTCAAATCCGGGGGACTGATTCCCCCTTTTAGCTTTGGGGCTGAGAGGTCAATATCAGGTAAGTCATAGTCAGATTCATCTACATTTGGCCCAGATAGCCCAAAATCAGGCATCTTCAAATCTGGAATTTTTAGACCTGTTTTGGGACCTTTGAGGTTAGCTGTGGGGGAATTTATATCTATATCTGGGCGGTCTAAGTTTCCAACAATGTCAACATCTGGTCTCTTTAGGTCGCTGAATTTAAGCATTTTATATTTGGGCATTTTGAATTTCCCAGAGGGTTCATTGATGTCAAGATCTGGGGCATTCACATCTAGTTCAGGGGCTTTGAGGTCAGCATCTGGTAAATTCATGTCTGGAACATCAATTCCCCCCTTAATGTTTGAAGCTTTGAGCCTCAAGACTGGGGATTTTGACATTGTACCAGGCAGCAAGAATGTGGGCATTTTCAGGTGACCAGAGGGGCCATCGATGTCCATATCAGGAGCATTCAGATCAACCTTTGGTTTCTTCAATGTAGGTACTTTGACTTTACCTGAGGGCATATTAAAGTTTACATCTGGTGCATTGAGGTCTAGTTTGGGGCCTTTGAGGGCAACATCTGGCAGATCCAAATCTGGGTGACTAATTCCCCCTTTAAACGTGGGGGCTGAAAGATCTAAGTCGGGCCCCTTAAACTTTGGTCCAGATAAACCCAAATCTGGCATCTTGAAAGTTGGCATTTTGAATTTTCCTGATGGACTGTCAATATCAGCATCTGGAATGTTGAGGTCTGCTTTGGGACCCTTGAGTTTGGGAGATGACAAATTCAAGTCTGGTCCCTCTATATCTCCATCTAGATCACTATTTGGCCCTTTCATTCCAAATTTAGGCATTTTCAGATTGGGCATTTTGAATTTCCCTGTGGGTGAATGAATGTCTATATCTGGAGTGTTTACATCTAATTTAGGGGCTTTGAGGTCATTGTCTGGTAGATCCACACCAGGGGCATCAATCCCACCTTTATTCTTTGGCATTTGTAGACTGAACTTTGGTGATTTCGCACCTGCATTTATGTCCACATTTGGTCCTTTTGGCATTGTACTTGAAAGCCCAAATTTGGGCATTTTCAGTTTACCAGATGGAGCATCAACATCAAAATCTTGAGCATTGAGATCTAATTTGGGCCCTTTGAGATTACCCTTAGGTAGTCTCAAATCTGTGGGATTGATGCCCCCTTTTAGCTTTGGGGCTGAGAAGTCAATATCAGGTAAATCATGGTCAGGTTTATCTACATAAGGGCCAGATAGCCTGAAATCAGGCATCTTCAAATCAGGCATTTTTAGACCTGTTTTGGGACCTTTGAGGTTAGCTGTGGGGGAATTGATATCTATATCTGGGCCCTCTAAGTCTCCATCTATGTCAACATCTGGTCCCTTTAGGCCTCTGAATTTAGGCATTTTCAATTTGGGCATTTTCAATTTCCCAGAAGGTGCATTGATGTCAAAATCGGGGGCATTTCCATCTAGTTTAGGGGCTTTGAGGTCAGCATCTGGTAAATTCAAGTCTGGGGAATCAATTCCCCCCTTTATCTTTGGGGCGTTGAGATTAAGTTTTGTGGATTTTGGCATTTTACCAGACAGCCCAAATTTGGGCATTTTCAGTTTACCAGAGGGGCCATCAATGTCCAGATCAGGAGCATTCAGATCAACCTTTGGTTTCTTCAATGTAGGTACTTTGATTTTACCTGAGGGCATATTACAGTTTACATCTGGTGCATTTAGGCCTAGTTTGGGGCCTTTGAGATCTGGCAGATTCAGATCTAGGGGACTGATTCCCCCTTTCAACTTGGGGGCTGAAAGATCCAAGTCAGTCCCCTTAACCTTTGGTCCAGAGGAACCTAAATCTGGCATCTTGAAAGTTGGCATTTTGAGTTTTCCTGATGGACTGCCAATATCAGCATCTGGAATGTTGAGGTCTGCTTTGGGACCCTTGAGTTTGGGAGATGACAAGTTCAGGTCTGGTCCCTCTATATCTCCAACTTTGTCAATGTGTGGCCCCTTCATTCCAAATGTAGACATTTTCAAATTCGGCATTTTGAATTTCCCTGTGGGTGAATCAATGTCAATATCTGGAGTGTTTACATCTAATTTAGAGGCTTTGAGGTCCATGTCTGGTAAATCCATGTCAGGCGCATCAATTCCAGCTTTTATCTTTGGCATATTTAGACTGAACTTTGGTGATTTCGCACCTGCATTTATGTCCAGATTTGGTCCTTTTGGCATAGTGCCTGAGTGTCCAAATTTGGGCATTTTCAGTTTTCCTGAGGGAGCGTCAACATCCAAATCTGGATCATTGAGGTCTAGTTTTAGGCCTTTGATTTTACCTTTAGGTAGTTTCAAATCTGGGTGATTGATGCCTCCCTTTAGCTTTGGGGCTGAGAGATCAATATCAGGTAAGTCATAGTTCGGTTTATCTACATTTGGCCCAGATAGCCTGAAATCAGGCATCTTCAAATCTGGCATTTTTAGACCTGTTTTGGGACCTTTGAGGTTAGCTGTGGGGGAATTGATATCTATATCTGGGCCCTCTAAGTCTCCATCAATGTCAACATCTGGTCTTTTTAGGCCTCTGAATTTAGACATTTTGAATTTAGGCATTTTGAATTTCCCAGAGGATGCATTGATGTCAAAATCGGGGGAATTTCTATCTAGTTTAGGGGCTTTGAGGTCAGCATCTGGTAAATTCAAGTCTGGGGAATCAATTCCCCCCTTTATCTTTGGGGCTTTGAGATTAAGTTTAGTGGATTTTGGCATTTTACCAGACAGACCAAATTTGGGCATTTTCAGTTTACCAGAGGGGCCATCAATGTCCAGATCAGGAGCATTCAGATCAACCTTTGGTTTCTTCAATGTAGGAACTTTGATTTTACCTGAGGGCATATTACAGTTTACATCTGGTGCATTTAGGCCTAGTTTGGGGCCTTTGAGATCTGGCAGATTCGGATCGAGGGGACTGATTCCCCCTTTAAACTTGGGGGCTGAAAGATCCAAGTCAGGCCCCTTAACTTTTGGTCCAGAGGAACCTAAATCTGGCATCTTGAAAGTTGGCATTTTGAATTTTCCTGATGGACTGCCAATATCAGCATCTGGAATGTTGAGGTCTGCTTTGGGACCCTTGAGTTTGGGAGATGACAAGTTCAGGTCTGGTCCCTCTATATCTCCATGTTTGTCAATATGTGGCCCCTTCATTCCAAATGTTGACATTTTCAATTTGGGCATTTTCAATTTCCCTGTGGGTGAATCAATGTCAATATCTGGAGTGTTTACATCTAATTTAGGGGCTTTGAGGTCCATGTCTGGTAAATCCATGTCAGGGGCATCAATCCCAGCGTTAAACTTGGGGGCTGAAAGATCCAAGCCAGACCCCTTAAACTTTGGTCCAGAGGAACCTAAATGTGGCATCTTGAAAGTTGGCATTTTGAATTTTCCTGATGGGCGGCCAATATCAGCATCTGGAATGTTGAGTTCTGCTTTGGGACCCTTGAGTTGAGGAGATGACAAGTTCAGGTCTGGTCCCTCTATATCTCCATGTTTGTCAATATGTGGCCCCTTCATTCCAAATGTTGACATTTTCAATTTGGGCATTTTCAATTTCCCTGTGGGTGAATCAATGTCAATATCTGGAGTGTTTACATCTAATTTAGGGGCTTTGAGGTCCATGTCTGGTAAATCCATGTCAGGGGCATCAATCCCAGCTTTAAACTTGGGGGCTGAAAGATCCAAGCCAGACCCCTTAAACTTTGGTCCAGAGGAACCTAAATGTGGCATCTTGAAAGTTGGCATTTTGAATTTTCCTGATGGGCGGCCAATATCAGCATCTGGAATGTTGAGTTCTGCTTTGGGACCCTTGAGTTGAGGAGATGACAAGTTCAGGTCTGGTCCCTCTATATCTCCATGTTTGTCAATATGTGGCCCCTTCATTCCAAATGTTGACATTTTCAATTTGGGCATTTTCAATTTCCCTGTGGGTGAATCAATGTCAATATCTGGAGTGTTTACATCTAATTTAGGGGCTTTGAGGTCCATGTCTGGTAAATCCATGTCAGGGGCATCAATCCCAGCTTTAAACTTGGGGGCTGAAAGATCAAAGCCAGGCCCCTTAACCTTTGGTCCAGAGGAACCTAAATCTGGCATCTTGAAAGTTGGCATTTTGAATTTTCCTGATGGGCGGCCAATATCAGCATCTGGAATGTTGAGTTCTGCTTTGGGACCCTTGAGTTGAGGAGATGACAAGTTCAGGTCTGGTCCCTCTATATCTCCATGTTTGTCAATATGTGGCCCCTTCATTCCAAATGTTGACATTTTCAATTTGGGCATTTTCAATTTCCCTGTGGGTGAATCAATGTCAATATCTGGAGTGTTTACATCTAATTTAGGGGCTTTGAGGTCCATGTCTGGTAAATCCATGTCAGGGGCATCAATCCCAGCTTTAAACTTGGGGGCTGAAAGATCAAAGCCAGGCCCCTTAACCTTTGGTCCAGAGGAACCTAAATCTGGCATCTTGAAAGTTGGCATTTTGAATTTTCCTGATGGGCGGCCAATATCAGCATCTGGAATGTTGAGTTCTGCTTTGGGACCCTTGAGTTGAGGAGATGACAAGTTCAGGTCTGGTCCCTCTATATCTCCATGTTTGTCAATATGTGGCCCCTTCATTCCAAATGTTGACATTTTCAATTTGGGCATTTTCAATTTCCCTGTGGGTGAATCAATGTCAATATCTGGAGTGTTTACATCTAATTTAGGGGCTTTGAGGTCCATGTCTGGTAAATCCATGTCAGGGGCATCAATCCCAGCTTTAAACTTGGGGGCTGAAAGATCAAAGCCAGGCCCCTTAACCTTTGGTCCAGAGGAACCTAAATCTGGCATCTTGAAAGTTGGCATTTTGAATTTTCCTGATGGGCGGCCAATATCAGCATCTGGAATGTTGAGGTCTGCTTTGGGACCCTTAAGTTGGGGAGATGACAAGTTCAGGTCTGGTCCCTCTATATCTCCATGTTTGTCAATATGTGGCCCCTTCATTCCAAATGTTGACATTTTCAAGTTGGGCATTTTCAATTTCCCTGTGGGTGAATCAATGTCAATATCTGGAGTGTTTACATCTAATTTAGGTGATTTCAGGTCGACTTTGGGTAAGTCCAAGTCAGGTGCATCAAGTCCACCTTTTATCTTGGGAGCTTTGAGATTTAGCTTTGGTGTTTTTACATCATTATCACATTTGGGCATCTTCAGTTTACCAGAGGGGGCATTCACATCAAAATCAGAAGCTTTGAGTTCTGCATGTGGTTTCGTTAGTTTGAATTTACCTGGGGGTATGTCAATATCTGGACTATTGAGGTCAGGCAAACTGATATCTGATACACACATCTCATCCACTGAGAGGTCCAGGTCTGGATTCCTAAATCTTGGTCCAGATATAGCAAAGTCAGCCGTACCAAGACTTGGTGTTTTGATCTTCCCAGATGGGATGCCAATGTCTGAATTTGGCAATTCTAGATCTATTTTGGAACCTTTAAGGTCTACTGAAGGTAAATTGGAGATATTGACATTAGGATCAGCCTCTATAGACCCATTAAATTGAGCTAGGAAGAGATCCCTTGTATTCATGTTGGCATTAGGCAACGAAAGTTCTCCACCAGGAGTATTGAGAGTCACTGTAGAGTCTGTTCCTCTGACATCAGGCTTGGCCCAGAGAGGTCTCGGTACCTGCGCGTTAGGAGAGCATCTTTCCCCAGAAGCTGTAGGTTGTCCAGAGCTGTCCTCCTTCATGAACCTCTTTATTTTGGCATTGAGTCTGTTATAGGAATCCTTCAACATCTGCAAAGAGAAGCAATCCAATAACAATGGATATAATTGATCTAACAACCTTTTGAAAATGGACTTAATTTGTTATTCAGCTAATTCTGTTTAACTTGAAATGTATTCCACAAACCTCCTCTGGTGCTTTGATGCTGTCCAAGGTCCCCATACTCCTGCGCAAATGATTTTTCGTCAGAACTTGAACCTTCTCATCAAATCCATTATCATCCATCAGCTTCAGTATTTTCAACACATCGTCTTTCGACAGTTGGTCAAAGTTGATTGTGGCACCCACAATTTCATCTCCTGAAAAAAACAGTTCAAAGTATAGTGACTGAACATTTCAATGATTCTAAATGTGTCTATGTATTTTATGTCATTTTTTCTTCACTGTTACACTGTGTTTTACTATTCAACAAAATTCAGACAACCCCAAATGTGAAACCTTACATTTTCTCAAAGAAACATAAGTACCTCAACAAAAATGGTATACATTACAAACATTTCTCAAAGTGAAACACAGTTAAAGCATGGTGACTGAATATGTCAATGATTCCAAatgtgtccttaaaaacagctATGTATTATACTTATGCACAAATGCCTGAGAAAAATTCCAAGAGTGAAATCtctagtttttttgttttttttggggAGCTTTGAGACTCAACAACATTTGTATGTATTAAATAAGAGACTCAAAAGTCATACCTTCTTTCAGCCCCTGATTGGCCAAGGAGCCATCGACAACACTGGAAACGACCAATTGTCCTTTCTCTGATTGCTCCAGCATCAGCCCATCAGAGAGCCTCCTCCCGCTGCGGACACCAGGCTAAAAGCAGACATACAAACATAGTTATAAGAAATGTGCAGACAGGCGTGTGGCCTCAGTGTTGGTCATGTTTCAATAACCCGAACATCAAATGCCAACAATGAACAATAAACTTAAAAATACATGTTATTTACAATAACTTTCAAATCTATAATACAATCACCTTTCTAAATAGACGTTTTAAATGGCATACACTTCTAGAAAGTAATGCTGAGGCATAGGTGTTTTTCAAAAAGTACATTTCCTGTTGCTTAGCTTATTGTGCTGGAATATGCTTGTTATTACTATCATCATGGCTGAT contains:
- the si:ch211-69b7.6 gene encoding neuroblast differentiation-associated protein AHNAK yields the protein MPGVRSGRRLSDGLMLEQSEKGQLVVSSVVDGSLANQGLKEGDEIVGATINFDQLSKDDVLKILKLMDDNGFDEKVQVLTKNHLRRSMGTLDSIKAPEEMLKDSYNRLNAKIKRFMKEDSSGQPTASGERCSPNAQVPRPLWAKPDVRGTDSTVTLNTPGGELSLPNANMNTRDLFLAQFNGSIEADPNVNISNLPSVDLKGSKIDLELPNSDIGIPSGKIKTPSLGTADFAISGPRFRNPDLDLSVDEMCVSDISLPDLNSPDIDIPPGKFKLTKPHAELKASDFDVNAPSGKLKMPKCDNDVKTPKLNLKAPKIKGGLDAPDLDLPKVDLKSPKLDVNTPDIDIDSPTGKLKMPNLKMSTFGMKGPHIDKHGDIEGPDLNLSSPQLKGPKADLNIPDADIGRPSGKFKMPTFKMPDLGSSGPKVKGPGFDLSAPKFKAGIDAPDMDLPDMDLKAPKLDVNTPDIDIDSPTGKLKMPKLKMSTFGMKGPHIDKHGDIEGPDLNLSSPQLKGPKAELNIPDADIGRPSGKFKMPTFKMPDLGSSGPKVKGPGFDLSAPKFKAGIDAPDMDLPDMDLKAPKLDVNTPDIDIDSPTGKLKMPKLKMSTFGMKGPHIDKHGDIEGPDLNLSSPQLKGPKAELNIPDADIGRPSGKFKMPTFKMPDLGSSGPKVKGPGFDLSAPKFKAGIDAPDMDLPDMDLKAPKLDVNTPDIDIDSPTGKLKMPKLKMSTFGMKGPHIDKHGDIEGPDLNLSSPQLKGPKAELNIPDADIGRPSGKFKMPTFKMPHLGSSGPKFKGSGLDLSAPKFKAGIDAPDMDLPDMDLKAPKLDVNTPDIDIDSPTGKLKMPKLKMSTFGMKGPHIDKHGDIEGPDLNLSSPQLKGPKAELNIPDADIGRPSGKFKMPTFKMPHLGSSGPKFKGSGLDLSAPKFNAGIDAPDMDLPDMDLKAPKLDVNTPDIDIDSPTGKLKMPKLKMSTFGMKGPHIDKHGDIEGPDLNLSSPKLKGPKADLNIPDADIGSPSGKFKMPTFKMPDLGSSGPKVKGPDLDLSAPKFKGGISPLDPNLPDLKGPKLGLNAPDVNCNMPSGKIKVPTLKKPKVDLNAPDLDIDGPSGKLKMPKFGLSGKMPKSTKLNLKAPKIKGGIDSPDLNLPDADLKAPKLDRNSPDFDINASSGKFKMPKFKMSKFRGLKRPDVDIDGDLEGPDIDINSPTANLKGPKTGLKMPDLKMPDFRLSGPNVDKPNYDLPDIDLSAPKLKGGINHPDLKLPKGKIKGLKLDLNDPDLDVDAPSGKLKMPKFGHSGTMPKGPNLDINAGAKSPKFSLNMPKIKAGIDAPDMDLPDMDLKASKLDVNTPDIDIDSPTGKFKMPNLKMSTFGMKGPHIDKVGDIEGPDLNLSSPKLKGPKADLNIPDADIGSPSGKLKMPTFKMPDLGSSGPKVKGTDLDLSAPKLKGGISPLDLNLPDLKGPKLGLNAPDVNCNMPSGKIKVPTLKKPKVDLNAPDLDIDGPSGKLKMPKFGLSGKMPKSTKLNLNAPKIKGGIDSPDLNLPDADLKAPKLDGNAPDFDINAPSGKLKMPKLKMPKFRGLKGPDVDIDGDLEGPDIDINSPTANLKGPKTGLKMPDLKMPDFRLSGPYVDKPDHDLPDIDFSAPKLKGGINPTDLRLPKGNLKGPKLDLNAQDFDVDAPSGKLKMPKFGLSSTMPKGPNVDINAGAKSPKFSLQMPKNKGGIDAPGVDLPDNDLKAPKLDVNTPDIDIHSPTGKFKMPNLKMPKFGMKGPNSDLDGDIEGPDLNLSSPKLKGPKADLNIPDADIDSPSGKFKMPTFKMPDLGLSGPKFKGPDLDLSAPTFKGGISHPDLDLPDVALKGPKLDLNAPDVNFNMPSGKVKVPTLKKPKVDLNAPDMDIDGPSGHLKMPTFLLPGTMSKSPVLRLKASNIKGGIDVPDMNLPDADLKAPELDVNAPDLDINEPSGKFKMPKYKMLKFSDLKRPDVDIVGNLDRPDIDINSPTANLKGPKTGLKIPDLKMPDFGLSGPNVDESDYDLPDIDLSAPKLKGGISPPDLRISKGHLKSPN